The sequence gctgtgctcactgcccttccttctccctcttccttgACAGGCTCACAGACCCCATCCCTACGACAGAAACGTCCATAGCACCCCGCCAGAGACCTAAAGCAGGACAGACCCAGCCCAATCCTGGGATTCTGCCCATCCAGCCAGCCCTGACACCCAGGAAGAgagccacagcccaggcagccaTTCAGCCACAGGGTGAGTGCCATGTCTGTGTGGTCCCTGCACCCCTGTGTGCCTCAGGGCAGTGCCTAACGCTGGGTTTGGGTTCTTGTCCCTGTTGCAGGCCcggctgccctgggcagtgcccagccctcgctccctgccagcaccccccagccaaaagcagctccccagcagcctccagcccagccccaggccaagccagcagcagctccccaggcacagccccaggtcCCCTCAACACAGCCCCAGGCCACCCctcagcatcagcagcagcttttcctgaagcagcagctcctgcagcagcagcagcagcagcagcaggctgcctacttccagcagcagcagcagcagatgatgcAGGCACAGCAGGTGGGTGTGTGCACCGGGTTAACCACatctgcctgcagggctggagctttGTGTTTATGGCAAGTTTCCTGTTCTTTTGGGGGGAATGGGTGCAGCTTTTGGGCATGTTCTAGTGCATCCCCAGTCCTCTGGCAAGATTTGGTCTGgctccagcacacctccagcCTCTCAACCAGCGCTGTTTCCCAGTTCCCAGCGATGCAGCAAGGAGCGCCCgcgcagcagcagctgatgcagaACTActaccagcagcagcagcagcagcagctgctggcccagcaggCAGCCATGCAGcagaagagcacagcagcagcagcagcagcagctcagcagaagcagcagcccctggcaccgGCCCAGCCCGAGGCACAGCCCAGTGCGGCAGCGCCGGCACCGCCgcaggagcagggggtgagACCTTGGAGAGGGatggggcactgcaggggctgcaggggctgcaggagctcctctgccagctcctgtgtgctggccacagctcagctgcctctTAGACCCACAGAGCCCTCATCACAGGTGCCAGGGGAGGTGTGGATTGAGTATTAGGAAAATTTCTTCCCCCAAAgggctgtccagccctggcacagctctccagagcagtgctggaatCTCCATTCCTGGGGGATATAGGATAGTGGTGACCTTGGTAGATCTGGAGAAACACTGGGACTTGGTGACCTTAGAGcccttttccaacccaaacactTCCATGGTTCTGGGGCCTGATTAGTAATAACTCTGTTATTGCTGGGTCACAGATGTCAGCGCTGACCTCGCTGCCTCGGGGATGTGCAGTTGTTTGGATTTCTCATTCCAGGAGGATGCTAGACTCTGGAATTGTGCTCTGGGTCCACAGAAAGGAGATGAGTAGTGGATGAATAGATAGCAGAGGAGATGTGAGTAGCTGCTTAATGCAGCTTCTCTCCATCCCCTGTCACATTGCCATAGAAGATGTGAGAAACTGTCTGAAACATTATTTGTACTTAGCACACCAGGATGGGCACCAGGCACCAGAACTACTTTGTTGCTTCTTGTTAGGAAAACGTTTGCCTGATGCTCAGAGGAAGGCACAAACAGCTTCCTGGTTGTTGGGTTaactttttaataaatgtaGTGGGAGGGAGACTTTTGAAAGCACcatatctaaaaataaataaatcaatcacCCACTTTACTAATCATATGAGAGTGCACCTAAAATAAATGCTCTTTGCTCGATGGAAAATATGTCCAAGTgcagaggcacaggcagctgcccacagggaggggcagggagctgtgccagggagccAAAGTgctcctcagggctgtgggagaAGCTGTGCCTCTTGCTTCCTTTGCTGGGCAATCCCATCTGCACTTCCCTGGCTTTGGGAGCTCAGAGGGTGTCCCTAATTGTGCTTGTGTGCTAGGAGTAATCCTGGGCAGCAGACAGGAGCAGGCTGCCCGTGTTTGTGCTGTGTCTTGCTGCAGGTGTGCAAAGGGGGCAGTGTTCAGGCCTGGGCTGCATGGGGTGAGTggcatccctgcctgtggcacagggtggaGCTAGGTGAcctttaagatcctttccagcCCAGTTCCATGAGTCCATTGTTTCAGAGGTACAGTACTGTTTGAGTCCAGGCTAAGGGTCACTTTGTGCTGGCTTGTTGTGAGCTGCCAGTTAATTctcttctctttgtttctttggaaGTGCCATCAGGAGTTAATTTGACTAATAAACTCCATAATCCATGaatggagcagggctggggcagctgttTGCTCTGCTCTCTGAGGTGTCTCAGGGCTCTGCCATATCCCCTTTCCTGTTGtatttccagccctgctttggcTGGGAGCTGTTGTGTTCCTGGCTGTGTTCCTGTTCTGGTGAATGACCTGGGGCAGGTCAGTTTGTCGAAGTTGGTGGGAGATTTTTCAGTATGTGCAGATAGGTTTTAGTGATGCCCATTATTACCCTGTTCCTTTTAGGCAGAAATGCCTCAAATAAAGCATTGACTCAAGAGCTTTGCTGTGATTTGCTAGCACAAGAACAGTCTTAATTTTATGGAATTGGCTAGCTTGAAAATTAGCCTTATTCCCCTGGTAGGCTGCTCAGAATGGACACATCTGGActctttcctgctcctgcagcagtcaggagggaaaagcagtggTTGGCTCATTTGAAAAATGGAAGTGTAGCCCagtctctgcagagcagagtctCTGAGCAGAAAGCACCTACCCTGGGCCTGTCAAAACCTTTTCACTTGGGGAGATTCCTGCTTGATAAGCTCTGCCTTCATTCCTGTGGTGTTTTCAGCGCTGCCCTTTTGTGTCTCAGCACCAAATGTCCTGTTCTGCAGTGACCTACATAGCTGGTGGGTGCatggggagcaggcagggcactCTGCCTCTCTGCACTGGGTGCTGGGATgccacaggaaaagcaggacaGCTCCCCATTGTTTGCCTTCTGCCACCAGGGTTCAGCACCACCCTGGGCACCTTTCTCCTGTTGCTCTTTTAGGTCTTTCCAAGCCCTTCATCTTGGCTGGAAAAGGCCTGGGAACAGGGAGGTAGTGCCCAGGCAGGGGAGGTGACATGCACAGCTTGCTGCTCCTTGTATTccaattttcctgttttaaatcCAGCAGTGATATCTCCCTGGCAGACAGATTGTGAAATATCACACAATCACAAGTGGTGCTGTTGTTTATCACTACAAAACTGTTTTTCAAGTATTTATGAGTTTGTGAGTGTAACACAAGTCTAAGgcaatggaaaaagaaaatcagtgtgAGGAAACCCTTTGCAGCTTCCACAGGGTTTGTAACTGGGCTGTCTTGGCTCACACCTAAACCAAATGTGCCTGGTTTTCTCCTCCACATTTTAATGACAAATGTTGCTCCTGTGAtccttgctttcttcttttttccttcctctaaGAGAAGGATTTCTGCATAAGGCCTCCACCCCTTTAGGCATTTGACCCAGTCACACATTATGGGCTGAAGGCAGTGCTGCCTTTCACCGTATCCCTGTGACAAGAGTCTTCTGCACCGTGGTCTGAGTTCTTTCCATCTGTGCTCTGGGTCTTGGCCTCGCTGCCCTTTAGCAGGTTTGAGCCCAGCCAGCCTTTGCCAAGTCCTAATGGAGGTTTCACCTCCAGAGCTGCACCACAGAGAGGGGAGAGACTGTGCCTGTGCAGTAATCCTGAAATACTGCAGAGCAGCCAACTCCCCCCTTCTGTGGTTCCTTTGTTTGTCTGGTTTTCCCCTCCAGACTGTCCTCAATCCATGACTGCAAGCTgggtgctccagcaggagctgctttctcCCCAGTCCATGACTGGAatgctggctgctccagcaggagctgctttctcCCCAGTCCATGACTGGAatgctggctgctccagcaggagctgctttctcCCCAGTCCATGACTGGAatgctgggtgctgcagcaggagctgctttctcCCCAGTCCATGACTGGAATGCTgggtgctccagcaggagctgctttctcCCCAGTCCATGACTGGAATGCTgggtgctccagcaggagctgctttctcCCCAGTCCATGACTGCaagctgggtgctgcagcaggagctgctttctcCCCAGTCCATGACTGGAatgctggctgctccagcaggagctgttttcTCGCCATGGCCGCTGTTCTGAGCGAGGGCCCTGTGCTTTTCTCCCCTggcaggctcaggctcaggctcaggcccaggggaagcagcagcagcaggcccagggcccagccccagcccagaaGCCGGGCTCGCTGACGCCGCCGTCCTCGCCCAAGGCGCAGCGCGCGGGGCACCGCCGCATCCTCAGCGACGTCACCCACAGCGCCGTCTTCGGCGTCCCCGCCAGCAAATccacccagctgctgcaggccgCCGCCGCCGAGGCCAGCCTCAACAAGTCCAAGTAGgtgcagggcctgggggctaAGCCTCAACAAGTCCAAGTAGGTGCAGGGCCTGGGGGACTAAGCCTCAACAAATCCAGGTAGTGCCCGGGGCCTGGGGGCGAGAGGGGTCAGCCTCGACAAATCCAAGAAGTGCCCAAGACTTGGGGGGTTCAGTCTCAACAAATCCAAGCAATGCCCAGGGCACGGGGGTGAGGAGTCGGCCTCAACAAGTCCAAGCAGTGCTCAGGgcctggggggctcagcctcAGCAAGTCCAAGTGTGTGCCCAGGGCCCCCATGTGGGGTGTGGAGTGGGGCTGGGTCACACTCTGGGAGGTGTTTGATGCAAAGCTCTGAATGAAGGTAGGCACAAAGCTCTGAGTCTTTGCCTTCAAATCTCTGTTTAGGGCTTGGTAGGAAGTGCTGGAAGATTTGCCCCAAGGTCCTCATGAGTTGTGTGAGCTCCCAAAAAGCTTTGGGAGACCAGGGCCTTCTCTGGCTCACAAAAGGCAGTGTCAcaccagccacagccctggtgtCACTTCGTTCTCACTGCTTGACACCAACACTTCCTGAAGAATGGGCTTGATGCTTCTGGAGATCTTAGTGGAGCTCTGATTTCCTAGGAGTGAGGGAGGTCACTTACAGTGTCTGCAGGCACAAAGCCTTCCCGTGTGCACTGCTGTTCCTGTTGGAATGCTTGGGATGCTGGTTTTAACCCCTGAGATGTGGGTGCTCAGCCTCAGCGCTCCCAGGCTTCTGAGCATGGGGCTGCAGTAACTTACACTGGATGTTTTAATTGGGAAATCATTGACTGTAGTAGCTTGGACCAGCCAATAGTGCTGGCCAGAGGATTTCACATGGGAAATTTAACTCAGATGGGAGGTTAATGGCTCTTGTTTGGGCTGATCACATCCAGGTCTGCTTCCACCACGCCCTCGGGCTCGCCAAGGACCTCGCAGCAGAATGTCTACAACCCTCCTGACGTGTCCACGTGGAACCCCTTTGATGATGACAACTTCTCCAAGCTgacagctgaggagctgctgaacaAGGACTTTGCAAAGCTGGGGGAAGGTAGGTCTGTGGGGTGCTTTAacacctgcctgctctggcaAGGGAGGATGCCATGGACTGGGAATGCTTTTAGGCAGGGACTGCTCGGGTGCCCCGTGTAATTACAGCCCTCTGGCTAAATCCTGGCAGTTTGTTTCTGTCTGCAGTTCAGTGGTGCCTCAAAGGCAGAGGTACCAGCTTGCTTTGACAGTGCCCCTGCTCAAGTGCCTGTGGAAGCTGCAGTTTAAACTCTGCTTCATCTGCAAGCTGGGATTTGCAGGAAGAGACTTAAGTCACTTAGTGGAACAGTGTCCTAAGAATGTAGATAAGCAGCTTACTTTCAGAATGGAAGTTTCTCCCCTAACTCTGGGTCTGCATTCCAGGGAAGGCCCCAGAAAAGGCAGGCAGCTCCACAGAGAACCTGATGCCAGGTTTCCAGCCCGCTGCGTCCGCAGCCCCGGCCGATGCGTTCGGGGGCTCTTCCTTCACTGCTGGGCCAGGTGAGTCTGAACATGAGAGCATGGAATGGCAGCTCCTGTCAGAACCTCTCTGAAAGGGAGGGAAACTGATACAGACTGggcactgagagctgcaggcaaTAGGGCTGGCACTTCAGGAGGGGAGGAATGTATGGAGACTGCATTCCCTTGTCACAGTTGGGTGGCAGAGGTGGGGCTTGTGGTGAGGGAAGGAACTGAGCCCCTTAGGTTCCCAAGGAAGCTTCTTAAGTGTGTGCAAGTTCCATGGAGCTCATAACAAAGAGTAAAGCCTGTCATATGCAGTGGAGGAAGGTTGGAGGTGTTGGTCAGAGCAGCTGATCTGTTTGGAGGAGTAGGGATAACAATGTCTGTGCAGAGTGAGGAGGACAGAAGGGATGAATGAGCAGGGAAAGTCCTCAGAAGAGAGCACAGTCTCATAATTGACATGTTAAATGATGAAGGCAGTTATTTCTGCactggctgggctgtgtgtctCCAGAGCCCTTGGCTAGTCTGAGGAGTTTCTCTGCAGAAGCCTCTGCTTGTGGGACGTTGCCTGGTATCTTGGTCTTTGGTCCTTGTATCCAAGGTTTTGCTGTGAGCAGCCCCTTCTATGCCAAAACCCCTtggtgagtgctgctgctcatttcTAATCCTGCAGCATCAGTCCTCAGTGAGGGCAGCTCAGACATGCCAAGCACAGAGGTGGAAAGCTTCTTCCAGGAGCTCCAAGTGCCAGGGATCTCCCCCATGGTGAAATATGCACCTGGTGCCTCCCCATAGGAGTAAAGCAACTCCTAATGAGAGGAGTCTGGGAAGGGGCTAAAGAATTCTTTGTGGGGCAAGGACTGACAAATCCATTTATGcttatttctatttataaaaGAAGATTTAAGGGAGCTTATAACTGATCTTGGTGTGTTGGTTCTTACTGGAGAATTAAGGAGTTGAAGTCTCTGACACAGGAGTGCTCCTGGGGAGCTCTTTCTGAGTTTGTCAAACAGCTGTGAGCAGTTTATGATGTTCCATCAGCCTTTGTGGAtgatgctgagcagcagcagctccacgttGAGCTGTGAAACACCCTCTGCAAAGCCTGAGGAGCATCTGTGTGCCTTGGGCTCTGTGGTTGCTCTGCCATGCTCAGTCCTGGCAGTGTCTGTCTTTAATATGTGCCCCTTGACTTTCCAGTCCTGGGGTTTGGCATAAGAAGGTATCTTGGAAATCttggtgctgagctgggcacttccagcccttctctttctttcctcagaGACAggagcctgtcccagcctggctggtgcAAGATGGTGCAGCTTTTATTGCAGACACAGAGGCCCCACGTGGGCTGTGTGTCCTTTTGTTGTCCTTTTTCACCTTTCATGCTGCTGTGAAGGCAGATAACAGTTCTTCCCTGCCAGGGAATGTTCTGAGATCTGTGGGTTAAGTTGTGTTGGAGAAGCACATGGTAGCAGcagttttgtttgggtttttattcttttgagtACATTGGTCAGAGTGTGCCTGTGTGTGGTTGtgtcagagctggggctgtacCTGTGCTGAGGTTTTGCTCTGTGCTgtctcctttcctcttctctgttcaccctgccttttcttttcctttcctcttctctgccAGCTGAAAAAACGAAAGACATTCTGAGTTTGGACTCTAACCCTCCTCTTCTGACTGTGCCTGATCCTTTCATTCCTCTCCCGTTATCTGACACCCCAGGTAACCAGagctgagggatggagggggggCAGAGTCTTGGGCTTTGTTTTGTCTCTTAATCTTCTGGTTCTGTTTGTAGGCACACCTGAAATCCTGgtcactgccaggctctgctgctctcactggCAGTGGGGATGGTTTTcatggcagagcctggggctaTCTCATTGTTCCTAATGCCAAAAATGTTGGTGTCTTTAGAGGCTCAGCATTCAAAGCCAGAAGTGATtggagggctggagcacctctcctaggagggagagctgagagagttgggattgttcaatctggagcagaggaggctccagagagacctcagagccccttcctgggcctaaaggggctccaggagagctggggataagggcctggagggacaggacacagggatggctTTCCgttgccagagggcagggtgaGATGGGgtactgggaaggaattgttccctgggagggtgggcagggctggcacagggtgcccagagcagctgtggctgcccctgggtccctggcagtgcccaaggctgggttggacactggggctgggagcagcctgggatggtggaaggtgtccctgcccatagcagggggtAGAATGAGATaggctttaaggtctcttccaacatAAACCATTCCAAGATTCTATGAGAAATAATCCCCAGGTAATTAATTACCTGTTCAGACTGAAGCTGTTTTCAGATTGTCTCCAACGTTGAAATTGTAGGTTTTGTTATTGTTAATCTTTCTTTCCTGTAAGAGTCAGTGTTTCTTTGGCTTCCAAAGTCTGTTGCAAATCTGAGCATCTTGTGAAGCACAAGTTACATGTGACCTTTTCTGATTTGGCAAGATTTTCCAGTGCAGTTGGTGCTATTTCATTTACTTTGCAGTGCTGCTTCTAAGCTTTCCCTGTGCACATTTCTGACTGCAGCAGCCAACACTTTTTAGCACAAGATTATGTAAGTGCTTAGGAGCTTATTTGCAAATCAGTGGGATTTGGAATATGGGAATGTTTTTATCTTGGAGCCTCTCTCAGCCCTCTGGTGAATTCGTGTGGCAGGTCCCACGTCAGtgagcccagagcacagctgcagctcccaccctTGTTGTAAGTTGAAaactatccaattactttaaggTTTTAGGTAAAGAAGTGACCAATTACTTTGGAGAAAAAGGACCAATTAGGACACTAAGACATAACAAGAGGGTCTGCAGGGGGGTGAACAGTTCTCTGGCATGAACCATCCTAAGGAAGGATTTCTTATCTAAGGCATAAGTTTCCAGGGGTGCCCTAAAGGAACACCACACCCTTCCACGTGGCCAGGACATGCAGGAGACCTGGCTTTGTTGGCCTTGAGGGTTtctgaaaagacattttcatttgtttgctctttttaaagTCAAACCTGGGCCCAGGAGCTCATGAATATTTTCAACGACTAGAGCTACAGGCTAGCCCTTAGATTTGAAACTAAGAGGGGTTGTCTGCTTGTAAATTCAGCAGAAAACATCAAACTTCAGGATTTGAAGTTGGGTTTTCAGGCTGTGTGCAtcacccagcagtgctgtttgcTCTGTGTGTCAGTGTTGGCTGTGAGGACCatccccagcacacagggcttggcccagggctgtgctgcctggcagctcaggtcttgcagtgctcagcagagctgggagtgatccaggctccagcacagcaccttgccagctgcctcagctctgtgcagaagcagaatatttgctttctgtttggaatatttttatacCTGAGAAAGCTCTGATAGTGAATCCCcttgttttgaaaacatttcacCTCTGCCTTTATCAGCTGTGAGGAGGCATGGCCCTTTGAGAAGTGAGGTGTGAGCCTGCACCCTGAGCCTGAGGGCAGTGCTGTCCCAGGAGGGTTTCAGTACACAGGTGAGGTTTTATTGGgtgtctgctctgcagggccagtCCTGAGGGCTCTGCCCTCTaaccctgcagcagctgaggctggataaagctcagctgcttttcctgcttagccacaaacctcccctggcacctgGAGGTGCAGGTGTCATCACCTGGGTGCTGTCAGACCTGGCCTGTCCCCGCTTGCAGACAGGTGCAGTCAGTGTCAGTGGGTGCTGTTCAGGGtgtcctccctcctccctgtgtAGTGGCTGCAGTTCTCAGTGGAATTGTAACTAGCAAGAGGAGCTGGCAAGAGTGATGTAAAAATATGGCAAAACATCTGTTAAAGTAAGGGAGAATTAAATATTCATGCTGAAAACATATTTCCTTGTGTATGTGCAGGAAAATGAGCCAAGTTGTTCTTAATGAGCTTATTTCAGGCTTCACCACTGACTAATCCTGGGGGTGTTGGTCAGGGGAGCTCTGTCTGTGGGGTCACTCTGACTGATGTAggagggtatttttttttttttgggaacaAAATACTTGATGAGATGTTTTTAATCACAATAACTCTACTTCAGGCCCATAAATTCTGAAAAGATAACTGGGTGCCCCAGCTATGCCTGAGTGTTTATAATAACTGCAATAAACAACTGTATTTCTGCTGAGAATTTATTTGTACCAAGATGACACATTGAGATAAAGTAATTGCACATGCACAATTAGGCATGCACAGCACCTGTGGGTGTGCACTAATGATCTGAGTTTACATCTTGAGTTGGGAAAATGCACAAGGGCAACTGCCCCTGCAGGAACTTGACGGATTTTTTGCTGTATTTACTGAGAGGACAAGGTGGTGGTGTGATGATTTaaagcagcaaagccagcagaCCACGAGAATCCCAACTAAATTAGTGCAAAGAGCATCCAGTGTTCTTCTGTCTGGGCTTTGAGTTTGATCTCAGGGAggagaatttattattttacaaataCTTGAGATCTTGAACACAAAACTAAAATTGCTTGATTTTGATCTCTGAAGGAGCCACTGTTAAATGTTGTGCTGTTACCCTCCATGGTGTTTGCAAAGCCCTGTGCATTTGAAGCATTCCGTTCACCtttattccctttcttttcctgcctgtgctgtgtaaGAGCCAATGCCATGCCAGCATCAGGAGGATGGAAGTGCAGTGCCTTCCCTGGGCTAACCCAAGGCCTCTGGACtgctcagtgccctgcaggCTCCTTTGAGCTGCTAGCACTTGATGAGTCAGTGGGCAGAAGCCTCCCAGTGCCAGacctgtgcccaggctggtgatgtccctccctgccctgctggcctgGCAGACTTTCACAGCTGTGTCTCTCTTTCCCAGCTGGCCCCCGAGGGAGAGGACTCTGCTGTGTGCTctcctgagctgtgtgtgctgccagggcagccctgcagtgagtACCAGCCctgtgtgagtgctgctgcccctcctgcctcGGCCATGTGCCTCAGTGtcctcacctgggcacagctgtgccctctGCTCCCTTTTAACCTGCAAGTTTGCAGGAGTTCTTGTTGTTTCTAATAGCCTGCTCTAACCCAAAGCCCCTTTGCCTCCCTCATCTCTTGattcatattttttcctaacTCTGCTGTTTCTTAAACCATGTCTGTGGCTGAAGGGGTGTGTGGCCAGCAATAAAAACAGCGTGGCAACAGTCTCTGGCTGCAGATGCAAAGTCTGAGCAAACTGCTTGCCTGTAAACTCCATCAGGTTTGTGCATGTGTTAGAAAAGGGATCTGAAGAGAAGGTCAGCACTTTCTCACTGGATTGTCCAAAGCTTCTCAGCCAGTGCATGGGGTTTGGCCTGTTTGCTTGCTCCAAGAGACAAATCCAGAGTTAATTCAATGGCTTCCCCTCTTCCTTATGTTGGTGCACATCAGAGGAGAGGCTCTTGCTTTT is a genomic window of Oenanthe melanoleuca isolate GR-GAL-2019-014 chromosome 22, OMel1.0, whole genome shotgun sequence containing:
- the AAK1 gene encoding AP2-associated protein kinase 1 isoform X7 — protein: MKKFFDSRREQGGSGPGSGTSGGGGGSSGPGSGYIGRVFSIGRHQVTVDEVLAEGGFAIVFLVRTSNGVKCALKRMYVNNEYDLQVCKREIQIMRDLSGHKNIVGYIDSSINSVSSGDVWEVLILMDFCRGGQVVNLMNQRLQSGFTESEVLQIFCDTCEAVARLHQCKTPIIHRDLKVENILLHDRGHYVLCDFGSATNKFQNPQTEGVNAVEEEIKKYTTLSYRAPEMVNLYSGKLITTKADIWALGCLLYKLCYFTLPFGESQVAICDGNFTIPDNSRHSQDMHCLIRYMLEPDPDKRPDIYQVSYFAFKLAKKDCPVQNVQNSPIPAKLPDPVKASEAAAKKSQPKARLTDPIPTTETSIAPRQRPKAGQTQPNPGILPIQPALTPRKRATAQAAIQPQGPAALGSAQPSLPASTPQPKAAPQQPPAQPQAKPAAAPQAQPQVPSTQPQATPQHQQQLFLKQQLLQQQQQQQQAAYFQQQQQQMMQAQQFPAMQQGAPAQQQLMQNYYQQQQQQQLLAQQAAMQQKSTAAAAAAAQQKQQPLAPAQPEAQPSAAAPAPPQEQGAQAQAQAQGKQQQQAQGPAPAQKPGSLTPPSSPKAQRAGHRRILSDVTHSAVFGVPASKSTQLLQAAAAEASLNKSKSASTTPSGSPRTSQQNVYNPPDVSTWNPFDDDNFSKLTAEELLNKDFAKLGEGKAPEKAGSSTENLMPGFQPAASAAPADAFGGSSFTAGPGGHSRNNSGSSESSLPNIARSLLLVDQLIDL